A single window of Mycoplasma bradburyae DNA harbors:
- a CDS encoding transcriptional repressor, producing MSKANQIQHYLKILNKNEYRITKPRRLILECLLDDSNYHSIEDIVEHIAKKTKTRPNISSIYNVLQTFIQLNIVDSFLNTSHDLKRYYTIKHEVHEHIYFINNQSRNKKNLNTLVIPDSINQQLKEYFDKIGITNLQYYIVVSGEAKEKIKPHKNDEHKE from the coding sequence ATGAGTAAAGCTAATCAAATTCAGCATTATCTAAAAATCCTTAATAAAAACGAATATCGAATCACCAAGCCTAGAAGACTGATTCTAGAATGTTTATTAGATGATTCTAATTATCATTCGATTGAAGATATTGTAGAACATATTGCTAAAAAAACCAAAACAAGACCTAATATCTCATCAATCTATAATGTTTTACAAACATTCATTCAACTTAATATTGTTGATTCATTCCTTAACACTTCGCATGATTTAAAACGTTATTACACTATCAAACACGAAGTGCATGAACATATTTATTTCATTAATAATCAATCAAGAAACAAAAAAAACCTAAATACTTTAGTGATACCTGATTCTATCAATCAACAATTAAAAGAATACTTTGATAAGATCGGTATAACTAACTTGCAATATTACATTGTAGTGTCAGGTGAA